In Humulus lupulus chromosome 6, drHumLupu1.1, whole genome shotgun sequence, a single genomic region encodes these proteins:
- the LOC133782772 gene encoding uncharacterized protein LOC133782772: MMDMTPFKKDIDELIAEFVEDESTNLAEMKRVWLLRKFSYIYEATPSSNVAFFMQYLYAHSIGYISSTISLSWRLGGLYCLYCLHETQPFKPPFKIYLSLEELKKLRNLVVTAKTNGVKVAPAVVKKMLENNMFFFGFLDMNEGAVAETVNHLTELQNARVQVAYRELFADNRLQDLLHLDMGKEVDVNVLNKMSTEYAESKKLAISEASEVVDIRNIEHIAEDEKSVGNVVEKITGEWDVQKEQFCQQTGLHRQHSEDQDEQEQPLLLENVDNFDLELEQLLSET, from the exons ATGATGGATATGACACCTTTCAAGAAGGACATCGATGAGCTTATAGCTGAGTTCGTCGAG GATGAGTCAACTAATTTGGCGGAGATGAAAAGGGTATGGCTTTTAAGGAAGTTCTCATACATATATGAGGCTACTCCTTCTTCCAACGTGGCCTTCTTTATGCAATATTTGTATGCCCATTCAATTG GTTATATAAGCAGTACAATTTCTTTATCATGGAGACTCGGTGGGCTCTATTGTCTTTACTGCCTTCATGAGACTCAACCGTTCAAACCCCCTTTCAAAATTTATCTTTCGCTTG AAGAGCTGAAAAAACTTAGAAACCTTGTTGTTACTGCCAAAACAAATGGTGTGAAGGTTGCTCCTGCTGTGGTGAAAAAAATGCTAGAAAATAACATGTTCTTCTTTGGGTTTCTTGACATGAATGAAGGAGCTGTCGCAGAGACAGTTAACCACCTCACAGAATTACAGAATGCTCGCGTTCAAGTTGCTTACAGGGA GTTATTTGCTGATAATAGGCTTCAAGACTTACTCCATTTGGACATG GGTAAGGAAGTTGACGTAAATGTGCTCAATAAAATGTCTACAGAATATGCAGAATCTAAGAAGCTAGCTATTAGTG AGGCCAGTGAGGTTGTGGACATTCGCAACATAGAGCACATTGCAGAAGATGAAAAGTCAGTTGGAAATGTAGTGGAGAAAATTACTGGAGAATGGGATGTCCAGAAGGAACAGTTTTGTCAGCAAACTGGTTTACATCGACAACACTCAGAGGACCAGGATGAACAGGAGCAACCTCTATTGTTGGAAAATGTCGATAACTTTGATCTGGAGCTTGAACAGCTGCTGTCTGAAACATAA
- the LOC133782771 gene encoding probable galactinol--sucrose galactosyltransferase 6 isoform X1, whose product MVSNSCYSTFYRTINTNSFIHFPTFKSSIAYALHNHLSKPSSTFGFGNPRFNSRRALPAFAFEENNSTFTTTPNRKFYRKEKGEEEEEVNNMTIKPAVRIVDGNLIVKNRTILTGVPDNVISTSGSNSGSIEGVFVGAVFGSENSRQVIPLGTLRDVRFMACFRFKLWWMAQKMGDIGSEIPLETQFLLVETKEGSHLEPDGSEGDGENQIVYTVFLPLVEGPFRACLQGNQQDQLELCLESGDVETKAASFTHSLFIHAGTDPFAAVSEAVKAIKLHLNTFRQRHEKKLPGIVDYFGWCTWDAFYEEVTQEGVEAGIKSLSEGGTPPKFVIIDDGWQSVAEDVKNDNENGSSVEELPRLTGIKENSKFQNKDDTSTGIKDIVEIAKKKLGVKYVYVWHAITGYWGGVKPGAKEMEEYDSVMKYPMVSKGVVENEPVWKTDRMAVKGLGLVNPKNVYRFYNELHGYLASAGVDGVKVDVQCILETLGAGLGGRVELTRQYHQALDASVARNFPDNGIIACMSHNNDALYCSKQTAIVRASDDFFPRDPMSHTIHIAAVSYNSVFLGEIMQPDWDMFHSLHPAGDYHASARAISGGPIYVSDAPGKHNFELLRKLVLPDGSILRPLLPGRPTRDCLFADPARDGVSLLKIWNMNKYTGVLGVYNCQGAAWSSTERKNMFHQTTSDAITGYVRSRDVHLIADAATEPCWKGDCIVYCFHSGELVTLPYNASMPVSLKVLEHDIFTVTPIKVLAPGVNFAPLGLIDMYNAGGAIEGLRCEAKSEVQNGEEIVGLAHMEVKGCGKFGAYSSAKPRRCLVDSKVVDFVYNLSSGLVTFSLDSLPEEGRRVHDVEVEI is encoded by the exons atggtgtcAAATTCGTGCTATAGTACCTTCTATAGGACTATAAATACGAACTCATTTATTCATTTTCCCACATTCAAATCCTCGATTGCTTACGCTCTTCATAATCATCTTTCGAAACCGTCCTCAACTTTTGGT TTTGGAAATCCCAGATTTAATTCGCGTCGAGCATTGCCAGCGTTTGCTTTCGAG GAAAATAATTCAACATTTACTACAACACCCAATAGAAAGTTCTACaggaaagaaaaaggagaagaagaagaagaagttaaCAACATGACGATCAAGCCGGCCGTTCGGATCGTCGACGGGAACTTGATCGTGAAGAACCGGACAATCTTGACTGGAGTACCGGATAATGTAATATCAACGTCCGGTTCGAATTCCGGTTCGATTGAGGGTGTCTTTGTTGGAGCCGTATTCGGTTCAGAGAACAGTAGACAAGTGATTCCATTGGGAACCTTACGAGACGTCCGGTTCATGGCTTGTTTCCGGTTCAAGCTATGGTGGATGGCTCAGAAGATGGGTGACATAGGTAGCGAGATTCCACTCGAGACCCAATTCTTATTGGTCGAAACCAAAGAAGGGTCTCATCTAGAACCGGACGGCAGCGAAGGCGATGGCGAGAACCAGATCGTCTACACAGTCTTCCTACCCTTAGTTGAAGGACCCTTCAGGGCTTGTTTACAAGGCAACCAACAGGACCAACTCGAGCTCTGTCTGGAGAGCGGTGACGTAGAAACTAAAGCGGCGTCGTTTACACACTCGCTATTTATCCACGCTGGGACTGACCCCTTTGCCGCCGTCAGTGAAGCCGTAAAGGCGATCAAACTTCACCTCAACACTTTCCGTCAACGGCACGAGAAGAAACTCCCCGGAATCGTTGACTATTTCGGATGGTGTACTTGGGATGCTTTCTACGAAGAAGTGACCCAAGAAGGTGTCGAAGCTGGGATTAAGTCTCTATCCGAAGGTGGGACACCTCCCAAGTTTGTGATTATCGATGATGGGTGGCAGTCCGTCGCCGaggacgtcaaaaacgacaatgAAAATGGGTCAAGCGTCGAGGAGTTGCCTCGGTTAACTGGAATCAAAGAAAACTCTAAATTTCAGAACAAGGATGACACCAGTACTGGGATCAAGGACATAGTTGAAATAGCTAAGAAGAAGCTTGGGGTTAAGTACGTTTATGTATGGCACGCCATTACCGGTTACTGGGGTGGTGTTAAGCCTGGTGCGAAGGAGATGGAGGAGTATGACTCGGTCATGAAGTACCCAATGGTATCAAAAGGGGTTGTGGAGAACGAACCCGTTTGGAAAACGGATAGGATGGCTGTCAAGGGTCTTGGGCTTGTGAACCCCAAAAATGTTTACAGGTTTTATAATGAACTTCATGGCTACTTGGCTTCAGCTGGTGTTGATGGTGTTAAGGTGGATGTTCAGTGCATATTGGAGACCCTTGGAGCCGGGTTGGGAGGTCGAGTTGAGCTGACTCGACAGTACCATCAAGCTTTGGATGCTTCGGTGGCTCGGAACTTTCCTGATAATGGCATCATCGCTTGTATGAGTCACAACAACGATGCTCTGTACTG TTCGAAGCAAACGGCAATAGTGAGAGCTTCAGATGATTTCTTCCCACGAGACCCAATGTCTCACACCATTCACATAGCGGCCGTGTCCTATAACAGTGTCTTCTTGGGTGAGATAATGCAGCCCGATTGGGACATGTTTCACTCGCTACATCCAGCCGGGGACTACCACGCCTCTGCCAGGGCCATAAGTGGTGGCCCCATTTACGTTAG CGATGCGCCTGGGAAGCACAACTTCGAGCTTTTAAGGAAGCTTGTTTTACCAGATGGATCAATTCTCAGGCCGCTTTTGCCAGGCCGGCCGACCAGGGACTGCTTGTTCGCTGACCCTGCCAGAGATGGAGTCAG TTTGTTAAAGATATGGAACATGAACAAGTACACTGGAGTACTGGGGGTCTACAATTGCCAAGGTGCCGCATGGAGCAGCACAGAGAGAAAGAACATGTTCCACCAAACAACATCAGACGCCATCACTGGCTATGTTCGAAGCCGAGATGTCCACCTCATTGCTGATGCTGCCACCGAGCCATGCTGGAAAGGTGACTGCATCGTCTATTGCTTCCACTCTGGCGAGCTTGTCACTCTCCCTTACAATGCTTCCATGCCCGTTTCTCTGAAAGTCCTCGAGCATGACATATTTACAGTCACTCCCATCAAAGTTTTAGCTCCTGGAGTCAATTTTGCCCCTTTGGGACTTATCGACATGTACAACGCTGGTGGAGCCATCGAAGGACTGAGATGCGAAGCTAAGAGTGAGGTGCAGAATGGTGAAGAGATTGTAGGATTAGCCCATATGGAGGTTAAAGGGTGTGGAAAGTTTGGAGCTTATTCTTCTGCTAAGCCGAGGAGGTGTCTTGTGGACTCTAAGGTGGTTGATTTTGTCTATAATTTATCTTCTGGTTTGGTGACTTTCAGCTTAGATAGTTTACCAGAAGAGGGTCGTAGAGTTCATGATGTTGAGGTTGAGATATAA
- the LOC133782771 gene encoding probable galactinol--sucrose galactosyltransferase 6 isoform X2 — translation MTIKPAVRIVDGNLIVKNRTILTGVPDNVISTSGSNSGSIEGVFVGAVFGSENSRQVIPLGTLRDVRFMACFRFKLWWMAQKMGDIGSEIPLETQFLLVETKEGSHLEPDGSEGDGENQIVYTVFLPLVEGPFRACLQGNQQDQLELCLESGDVETKAASFTHSLFIHAGTDPFAAVSEAVKAIKLHLNTFRQRHEKKLPGIVDYFGWCTWDAFYEEVTQEGVEAGIKSLSEGGTPPKFVIIDDGWQSVAEDVKNDNENGSSVEELPRLTGIKENSKFQNKDDTSTGIKDIVEIAKKKLGVKYVYVWHAITGYWGGVKPGAKEMEEYDSVMKYPMVSKGVVENEPVWKTDRMAVKGLGLVNPKNVYRFYNELHGYLASAGVDGVKVDVQCILETLGAGLGGRVELTRQYHQALDASVARNFPDNGIIACMSHNNDALYCSKQTAIVRASDDFFPRDPMSHTIHIAAVSYNSVFLGEIMQPDWDMFHSLHPAGDYHASARAISGGPIYVSDAPGKHNFELLRKLVLPDGSILRPLLPGRPTRDCLFADPARDGVSLLKIWNMNKYTGVLGVYNCQGAAWSSTERKNMFHQTTSDAITGYVRSRDVHLIADAATEPCWKGDCIVYCFHSGELVTLPYNASMPVSLKVLEHDIFTVTPIKVLAPGVNFAPLGLIDMYNAGGAIEGLRCEAKSEVQNGEEIVGLAHMEVKGCGKFGAYSSAKPRRCLVDSKVVDFVYNLSSGLVTFSLDSLPEEGRRVHDVEVEI, via the exons ATGACGATCAAGCCGGCCGTTCGGATCGTCGACGGGAACTTGATCGTGAAGAACCGGACAATCTTGACTGGAGTACCGGATAATGTAATATCAACGTCCGGTTCGAATTCCGGTTCGATTGAGGGTGTCTTTGTTGGAGCCGTATTCGGTTCAGAGAACAGTAGACAAGTGATTCCATTGGGAACCTTACGAGACGTCCGGTTCATGGCTTGTTTCCGGTTCAAGCTATGGTGGATGGCTCAGAAGATGGGTGACATAGGTAGCGAGATTCCACTCGAGACCCAATTCTTATTGGTCGAAACCAAAGAAGGGTCTCATCTAGAACCGGACGGCAGCGAAGGCGATGGCGAGAACCAGATCGTCTACACAGTCTTCCTACCCTTAGTTGAAGGACCCTTCAGGGCTTGTTTACAAGGCAACCAACAGGACCAACTCGAGCTCTGTCTGGAGAGCGGTGACGTAGAAACTAAAGCGGCGTCGTTTACACACTCGCTATTTATCCACGCTGGGACTGACCCCTTTGCCGCCGTCAGTGAAGCCGTAAAGGCGATCAAACTTCACCTCAACACTTTCCGTCAACGGCACGAGAAGAAACTCCCCGGAATCGTTGACTATTTCGGATGGTGTACTTGGGATGCTTTCTACGAAGAAGTGACCCAAGAAGGTGTCGAAGCTGGGATTAAGTCTCTATCCGAAGGTGGGACACCTCCCAAGTTTGTGATTATCGATGATGGGTGGCAGTCCGTCGCCGaggacgtcaaaaacgacaatgAAAATGGGTCAAGCGTCGAGGAGTTGCCTCGGTTAACTGGAATCAAAGAAAACTCTAAATTTCAGAACAAGGATGACACCAGTACTGGGATCAAGGACATAGTTGAAATAGCTAAGAAGAAGCTTGGGGTTAAGTACGTTTATGTATGGCACGCCATTACCGGTTACTGGGGTGGTGTTAAGCCTGGTGCGAAGGAGATGGAGGAGTATGACTCGGTCATGAAGTACCCAATGGTATCAAAAGGGGTTGTGGAGAACGAACCCGTTTGGAAAACGGATAGGATGGCTGTCAAGGGTCTTGGGCTTGTGAACCCCAAAAATGTTTACAGGTTTTATAATGAACTTCATGGCTACTTGGCTTCAGCTGGTGTTGATGGTGTTAAGGTGGATGTTCAGTGCATATTGGAGACCCTTGGAGCCGGGTTGGGAGGTCGAGTTGAGCTGACTCGACAGTACCATCAAGCTTTGGATGCTTCGGTGGCTCGGAACTTTCCTGATAATGGCATCATCGCTTGTATGAGTCACAACAACGATGCTCTGTACTG TTCGAAGCAAACGGCAATAGTGAGAGCTTCAGATGATTTCTTCCCACGAGACCCAATGTCTCACACCATTCACATAGCGGCCGTGTCCTATAACAGTGTCTTCTTGGGTGAGATAATGCAGCCCGATTGGGACATGTTTCACTCGCTACATCCAGCCGGGGACTACCACGCCTCTGCCAGGGCCATAAGTGGTGGCCCCATTTACGTTAG CGATGCGCCTGGGAAGCACAACTTCGAGCTTTTAAGGAAGCTTGTTTTACCAGATGGATCAATTCTCAGGCCGCTTTTGCCAGGCCGGCCGACCAGGGACTGCTTGTTCGCTGACCCTGCCAGAGATGGAGTCAG TTTGTTAAAGATATGGAACATGAACAAGTACACTGGAGTACTGGGGGTCTACAATTGCCAAGGTGCCGCATGGAGCAGCACAGAGAGAAAGAACATGTTCCACCAAACAACATCAGACGCCATCACTGGCTATGTTCGAAGCCGAGATGTCCACCTCATTGCTGATGCTGCCACCGAGCCATGCTGGAAAGGTGACTGCATCGTCTATTGCTTCCACTCTGGCGAGCTTGTCACTCTCCCTTACAATGCTTCCATGCCCGTTTCTCTGAAAGTCCTCGAGCATGACATATTTACAGTCACTCCCATCAAAGTTTTAGCTCCTGGAGTCAATTTTGCCCCTTTGGGACTTATCGACATGTACAACGCTGGTGGAGCCATCGAAGGACTGAGATGCGAAGCTAAGAGTGAGGTGCAGAATGGTGAAGAGATTGTAGGATTAGCCCATATGGAGGTTAAAGGGTGTGGAAAGTTTGGAGCTTATTCTTCTGCTAAGCCGAGGAGGTGTCTTGTGGACTCTAAGGTGGTTGATTTTGTCTATAATTTATCTTCTGGTTTGGTGACTTTCAGCTTAGATAGTTTACCAGAAGAGGGTCGTAGAGTTCATGATGTTGAGGTTGAGATATAA